The sequence below is a genomic window from Candidatus Cloacimonadota bacterium.
ACGTCAAGCTGCAAGTTTTTGATGGTTCTCAAGCATACGACTTACTTATCATCCTGGATTGCAACAGCTACAGCCGGATAAATTCCCGCGCGGAGGCTGTGAAAAACTCTCGCAAAGTGATTCTTGTGGATCACCATGTGCCTGAAAATGGGGTCATCGACACCGATTTCAGTTTTGTGGATACCAGCGCCGTTTCGGCTGGGGCAATCCTGTTCGATGCCTTGAAAGAGGAAATCCAAGCCCTGCCTGCGGAAGCCAGAAAAGCTGTGGCAACCTGCATCTATGTATCCATCATCAACGATACGAACAATTTTATCAACAACAACACGAACGCCAAAGTTTTTCGCCTGAGCGCGGAACTGACGGATCTCGGTATTTCCCCCGCGCGGATATATAAACAGTTTTACATGAACCACGCCGCTCTGGAAATGCGCTTTGTGGGCGAAGTGCTTTCCACAATCGAATTGCACCACGGCGGACGTATTCTTTTTATGCATTCCACCCTGCAGATGCAGCAGCGAAACGACCTGGACGCGGAATCTATCATGAATATCACCCGCTGGGTGCAGGGTGTGCGGGATATTGATATTGTTGCTTATTTCAGGGAAGACAGTCCCGGCGAATACAAGCTCAGCCTGCGTTCGCCCTGGGTGGATGTGAATGCTGTGGCAGCGTCTTATGGCGGAGGCGGACATAAAAGCGCTTCCGGAGCCACGGTACAGGGAAATTTGGAGAGCATCAAAGCCGGTCTTTTGAATAAATTGACCCAAGCGATGAACGAACATCCGGATCATGCCTGAAAAAAGCGGCTTTTTGTTGATTGATAAACCTGCCGGATGGAGCTCTTTCGACGCTGTACGTTGGCTGCGCAAACTCTCTGGCATCAAAAGAATAGGGCACACTGGAACCTTGGATCCCTTCGCCACCGGACTGCTCATCTGTGCTTTGGGTCCGGTCACGCGGCTTTGCCGTTTTTTGGAAAACGCGGACAAAAGCTACGAAGCGGTATTGCGTCTTGGGATTCAGACCGCCAGCGGTGACCCAGAAGGTGAAGTGATTCGCGAAAGCGGGGAGATTCCAAGCGAAGTGGATGCCGTGTTTTTGCGGGAAAAGCTGCTTTCCATTCGGGAATTGCCTCCTCCGCTGTTTTCAGCCATCAAAATAAAGGGTCGTCCCGCATACGATTATGCGCGCAAAGGCCTGCATTTGGAATTGCCAGCCCGCCCCGCGCAGATTTTGGATTTTGAACTGTTATCCTACCAAGCGCCAGAGCTGGTTTACAGGTGCCGGGCCAGCAAAGGCACCTACATCCGCAGTTTGAGCGAATATATCGCAACTTCATTGGGAACAGTTGGATACACCACCTCTCTGCGCAGATTGAGCATTGGAAAAGTTTCGGTTGATGATGCTCACCATCCTGAACATTTTGAAGCAGAAAAGCTGGCGGCAAACTTTTATCCCCCTCGCAAACTGTTTGAGGATTTTGAAATTTTGGAACCGGGTGAAGCCGAGCTTTCAGCCCTCAAGCAGGGCAAAAAAACTCCCAATCCCGGTCAGGATTGCCAACGGATTTTACTTCTGGACCAAACCGGCAAGGCTTTGGGCATGGCCGAGCGCAAAGCGGGAATGCTTTTCCCAACGATAAACCTATAAAGATATGAAACAAAGTGTTTTAAGCATTGGAAATTTCGACGGTTTGCATCTGGGGCACCGCAAGTTTATAAACGAAGTGGTTGTCACAGCCAAAAAGCTGGGACTGCGCAGTGTGGTTATGACTTTCGACAATCATCCTGCCGGAGTAATCAGCGGACAAAAATACACCACGCTTTTGCCAATCAAGCAGAAAATACGCTTGCTGCACGAGCTTGGCGTGGATGAGATCCCTATTTTGCATTTTGACGAGGAAATGGCGAAAACCTCCGCTGAGGATTTCCTGCGTGAAGACATGGTTAAACCCTTTTCTCCCGCTGTGATTGTGATGGGTCATGATTCCCGTTTTGGCAGCGGCCGCAGTGGCGATCTGGCTTTCATGGAAAGCCGTCAAAGCCTCTATGGATTTGAACTTCGCGTGGTCGAGCCGCTGTTTGATGGGGATCGGGTTGTGAGCAGCAGTTTGATTCGTAAAACACTTGCCGCAGGCAATTTGACCGAAGCCAACAGGCTTTTGGGTGCGCCCTACACCTTATTCGGAGAGGTGGAACACGGAGCCGGGATTGGAAGCGGACTGGGTTTCCCGACCGCTAACCTGCGTTTGGAGGAGCCTTTGCAGCTTCTGCCGCGCTCTGGTGTTTATCACAGCCGCGCTTGGCTGGATGGAAAGAGTTTTTTTGGGTTGACAAATATCGGCATCAGTCCCACAGTGAAACACACAGGTCAAACCGAAGTGGAAACCCATATCCTGGATTTTGATCAGCAAATTTATGGTCAGCCACTTCGGGTGGAACTGCTTTCATTTCTCAGGGAGGAAAAGATGTTCAACTCCAAAGAAGCCTTGCTCGATGCCATGCGGGAAGACCTTTCGCAGGTTCGGAAATTTGCTCAGCAGGTGGAGCTGTGAGGGTTTTTCTGGCAGTTGTTTTGGCGCTTTTTGCCGTCAGTGCCATGGCCCTGGATTTTGTTCCCGGTTCTGGGATGCAGGTCTGTCCCGATCAGGGCAGGGAATACAGCTTTGCCTACCACACCGGCAGCGACGATCTAAATCTTTTTGGTTCTGACACCTGGGCGGTGCGCTTCAATTTTTCGGAAGTTTATCCACAAACTTATGCCAGCCAGTTTGAGGTCACCAAAGCCTTGCTCTGGCTGCCACAAACCGGTGATTCAGTGCGGGTTGCACTGTTTTCGGAATCCCATGGCAGCCCTGGTGTAAGCCTCGCTTCAGCCGCCGCCTTGGTGAGTTCCAACAGCGTGGAAATTCCTTTTTCCAATTCCGTGGTGGCAGACACGCTTTGGCTGTTGGTGAACTATGCCACAAACTTTTCCAATCGTTTTGTTTCAGCTTCGATGGGCGGAGGCAGCCACAGCTATTTTTGGAACACCAGTTTCAGCAATCCGTTTTTCCAAAGCTTTGGCACGGCAGGTTTTAATGCGGAACTTCTTTTCGGTTTGGGGGGGGATTTTGTGCTTTCCACTCCTGATCTTGAATTGGAGGAATTTGAGCTGGAAGGTGAGCTGCAACCCAGGCAAAGGGTTTATCCCACTTTCACGATTTACAACCATTCCGATCTCACTGTGCATGACGCCAAAATGGAGATTACGGGAAGGTCTCCATCTCCGCAGTTTGCCCCGTCTTTTATTATAAATATCCCGGAGCCGATTTCTCCGCGTTCGCGCTTTGTTTTCGATTCCCAAAGTCCAGGCTATGAGGATGCTGGAATCGACCTGCCGGATCAGCCTGCGCAGTTGCGATTGAAAGCCGCCCTCAGCAGTGTGAGCGTTGGTGAAACATATACCACAAACAACGAAATTCGGCTCAACCGCTTCAGCTTTCAGGAAGAATATCCCCTGTTTTTAACCGAAAGTTTCATGCGCACGGATGCTTCGATGCAGATTACGGTTTCGCAAGACCAGCATGAATTTCCCAACATTCACCGCCTGAACTATTTTCCCATTCTCACGGATTCCCTCAGCAATATCGCCGCCCAGATCCGTTTCAATTGGTATGGCTTCAATTCATTGCCCCGCACAGCTTTAAATGGAAACCTGCGAATAAATGGCTTCTCGACAGATTATGCGGATTCCTATCAACAACATTGCCAAGACCTGCAAAACTCAAAAAGCTTAATCTCTTCCTCCCGCTGCGATTTCACCCATGTCCCGCAAAATGATATGGTCTCGGTGGCGCTCACTTTCAGAAATGAAAACACTTTGCTTTATGCCACCGCGTCGGAATATAACCTGATTGGAGACACTCGCCTCTGCGTGGGGCTTTTCAAAAAGCATAATTTCGACGGAGCCGAACGCTGGGTGATTGAACGCTGGATCAGGCACGGAGCTGCTTTGGAAGGGCCTCTGGGACAGGGAGAGCAGCTTGATGTGAATTTCAATATCTCGCTGAGCAACCTCAGTTTGGCAGACCTGGCTCAAGATTATCGCCTCTATTATTGGCTGCAGTTGAAGGGCGGAGGCCAAATCCTCTATTCCTCATTCGCGGATTTCACCGAAGTGGTCTCGGTTCAAGATGAGCTTTTGCCATTGCCCCGGCTCCAGGTCAGTCCAAACCCTTTGCGTGGCCAGGCTTCGCTGCGTATTGGCCTGGATGGCGCACAAAAACTGGGAAAAGTGAGGATTTTCAACCTTCGTGGTCAATTGATTTTTGAAATAGCCGGACAGGTGGATGAAATAAGCCTTAAAGCCATGGATTTTCCCGCTTCGGGCATCTATCTTTTGCGCGCTGAATTGCCCGACCCAAAAGGTGGCAACTTCTGGCTGGAACGAAAAATTACCATTATTAAGTGAGTTTAAAATGACTGAACATATTGATATCTCAGATTTTCAGGAACTGATTGGCAAAGAGGTCATCGGCTTCTATCTTGTTGCGGAAATGGAAGTTCGCGATGGCAAAAATGGGCCTTTTTTGCGTCTGAAATTGCAGGATCGCAGCGGTGCGCTCACCGCTTACGTTTGGAAAGAAGCCAAAAAAGTGGCGGAAGGTTTTTCCCAGGGAGACGTGGTCAAGGTCAAGGGTTTGGTGAATCGTTATAAAGAACAGATCCAACTCAATGTTTCCCAAATCCGTTTCGCGGACCATTCTGAATATGAATTGGAGCAGTTCGTTACGCGCAGCAAAATAAGCCCTGAAGCCTTGGCGGAACAGTTTTTCTCATTTGTGGACAAGGTGGAAAACCCCTGGCTGAACAAGCTCTTGAAAAACATCTTTGAAGACAAGGATTTTTTCAACCAATTTCTGGAAGCGCCCGCCGCCAAAAGCTGGCACCACAACTATATGCACGGCCTCATCGAACACACCGTCTCCGTGGCGCGCATCTGCGATTTTGTTTCCGCGCTTTATCCTGTGAACCGTGATTTGCTCATCACCGGCGCGCTTTTACACGATATGGGCAAGGTTTTTGAATACAGCGGACGTCCGGCAATCGAATTCACCGAAATCGGGCGCCTGGTTGGCCATCTAAGCCTCAGCGACCAATATGTTTGTGAGCAATCGAGGCTGATTGCCGGTTTTCCTGATGAAGTGTTGCTTAATCTCAGACACATGATTTTGGCCCATCACGGCGAATATGAAAAAGCCTCGGTGCGCCTGCCCCAAACTTTGGAGGCGCTTGTTTTGCATCTTTGCGACAATCTGGATGCGCAAAGCGTCGGTGTGGCACAGCTTTTGGAAGCCGCTCCCCAGGGCGCGGTTTGGTCTGAATTCGACAAACTCAACAACCGTTATTACCACCTGACCAGAATCTAAAAGATGTTTCAAACCTCGGTTCTGATGAGTGGTTCCAAGGGCAACGCCGTATTGGTGCGCACCGCCGAAACAGCTCTGATTTTGGATGCCGGCTCCTCCGCCCGCGCGATTTTGGCTGCCTTGGAAAAACTGAGAGTGGCTCCTGGTGAGATTCATGGCCTGATTGTCAGCCACGAGCATTCCGATCACACCCGCGCTGTGGGACCTCTCGCCCGAAAGCTTGGAATTCCTTTATATATCAATGAAGACACGCTGGAACACTGCGATCACCGCATCGGAAAAATCCCCGGCGGCATCAGGTTTTTTGAAACCGGAGAAAGCTTTCAGGTTCGAGACCTGATTGTCCATCCATTTTCTTCATCTCACGACGCCGCGGACAGTTGCAACTTCACTTTCAGGCGCCATGATGATGAAGAACGCAAGCTGGGTGTGGCAACTGATCTGGGTTTTCCATCCCACTTGGCGGTGAACAGGCTTAAATATTGCAGCACCCTGATTTTGGAAAGCAACCACGACGTGACCATGCTGATGGAAGGGCGCTATGAATGGCCGCTAAAACAAAGAATCAGAAGCAATAACGGCCACCTCTCAAACGAAGAGGCTGTGGGCGTGGTGAGTCAGGTGATGCACCAAGGCTTGAAAAACATTGTTTTGGCGCATCTCAGCGAAGAAAACAACAACCCCCAGCTCGCTTTTAAAACCATGCGAGACTATCTGGATTCAATCCGCAGCGAAGCTCTCCTTCTCGTTGCGGGCCAACATGAACACACGCCACTACTGAGTGTTTGAGCTATGAACAAATCACGCAACCTTTTCTTTATCTTTCTGCTCCTGATTTTGGGGCAGTTTTTTTCTCTCGCCGCGAAAGCGGAACCTCTGGCGCCAAGACAGCAGGTCCAAACCGAGGCGCATGGCCAAATTCTGACAGATGACTGGGCTTGGCTGGCAAATCGGGAAGCCCCGGAACTTTTCAAAGTTCTGAAAGCCGAGGAAAAATATGCCAAAACCCAGATGCAAGGCTCAACCAAGCTGGCGCGCGAACTCTACCGCGAATTCATCCGCTTTGAACCGCGCCAAAGAATCAGCCACCCATATCTAAAAGACGGATATTATTATTTTTCAAAGTCTTTCAAGGGCAAACCCTACGACAGCCACTATCGCGTCAAAGACGAACCTGGCGCCAAGGAAGAGCTGCTTTTGGACGAGCAAAAACTTGCCAGAGGCAAAAAGTTCTTTTCTCTGGGGCTTTTGCGCGTGAGTCCAGATGGCGAAAAGCTTGCCTACAGCGTGGACTATGATGGCGATGAAAACTACAAATTGATGTTGCGCGACCTGTCCCGGGCAAAAACTGTGGACAGCGGAATCAGCCAGTTGAACCAAGCCCTTTGGTTTCGGGATGGAAAAAGACTGCTTCTCACTACAAACAACGCCCGCTTCCAATGTGACGAAGCTTGGATTTACAATTTGGAAAGCGGCGTTATCCAAAGCATTTATAAAGAGGAAGACCCCGCCCGCAATGTGGGGATTTGGACATCCACAGACCGTGAGCTGTTTTTTTTGAATTCCAGTTCCGCAAAAGATAACCGGGTTTGGTGTTTGGACGCGGGGGCAGGGAATCCCGAACTGCTATATATTTCAAGCACTTGGGGCGATTGCCAGGCCTGGCCTGACCACCATGGCGGAGCCTTCTATGTGATGACAGATAAATTCAATCCGGATCACGGTATCTACCGCTTCCAAGCCAACGCGCCCGAACCAGAAAACTGGGAGGAAATCGTCCCCGGTGAAAGCGGAAGACCCATGGATTCCATGCTTTTGATGGATTCCGTGATTGCGATAACCAGCCGCAACGCTGGTTTTAAAAGCATCGAGCTTTATGACATCAATGGTGGCGGCCACATCCGAACCATATCTTCAGACATTCCCGCCGACATTGATTTTTGGTACAATTATGACAGCTCCTCACCTCAAATATTTTACAGTCTGGAACACGAACTCCAGCCCTACACCATCATCAGCCACGATCTGAAAAACGGTACGGAACAAATTGTGTATCAAAGCGATGCCGCAAAACAAAGGAACCTTGGCGACTACCAAAGCGAATTGCATTGGGTCGCGGCGGAGGATGGAACCCAAATCCCGCTGCGTCTGCTGAAAAAGAAAGACCTCGA
It includes:
- a CDS encoding DHH family phosphoesterase, which encodes LLESLEPGISVGIMSHVEPDGDGFCASVALQRFLLERGMQSEILVDPDSSLERFSMFMQNVKLQVFDGSQAYDLLIILDCNSYSRINSRAEAVKNSRKVILVDHHVPENGVIDTDFSFVDTSAVSAGAILFDALKEEIQALPAEARKAVATCIYVSIINDTNNFINNNTNAKVFRLSAELTDLGISPARIYKQFYMNHAALEMRFVGEVLSTIELHHGGRILFMHSTLQMQQRNDLDAESIMNITRWVQGVRDIDIVAYFREDSPGEYKLSLRSPWVDVNAVAASYGGGGHKSASGATVQGNLESIKAGLLNKLTQAMNEHPDHA
- the truB gene encoding tRNA pseudouridine(55) synthase TruB — encoded protein: MPEKSGFLLIDKPAGWSSFDAVRWLRKLSGIKRIGHTGTLDPFATGLLICALGPVTRLCRFLENADKSYEAVLRLGIQTASGDPEGEVIRESGEIPSEVDAVFLREKLLSIRELPPPLFSAIKIKGRPAYDYARKGLHLELPARPAQILDFELLSYQAPELVYRCRASKGTYIRSLSEYIATSLGTVGYTTSLRRLSIGKVSVDDAHHPEHFEAEKLAANFYPPRKLFEDFEILEPGEAELSALKQGKKTPNPGQDCQRILLLDQTGKALGMAERKAGMLFPTINL
- a CDS encoding bifunctional riboflavin kinase/FAD synthetase; this translates as MKQSVLSIGNFDGLHLGHRKFINEVVVTAKKLGLRSVVMTFDNHPAGVISGQKYTTLLPIKQKIRLLHELGVDEIPILHFDEEMAKTSAEDFLREDMVKPFSPAVIVMGHDSRFGSGRSGDLAFMESRQSLYGFELRVVEPLFDGDRVVSSSLIRKTLAAGNLTEANRLLGAPYTLFGEVEHGAGIGSGLGFPTANLRLEEPLQLLPRSGVYHSRAWLDGKSFFGLTNIGISPTVKHTGQTEVETHILDFDQQIYGQPLRVELLSFLREEKMFNSKEALLDAMREDLSQVRKFAQQVEL
- a CDS encoding T9SS type A sorting domain-containing protein, which encodes MRVFLAVVLALFAVSAMALDFVPGSGMQVCPDQGREYSFAYHTGSDDLNLFGSDTWAVRFNFSEVYPQTYASQFEVTKALLWLPQTGDSVRVALFSESHGSPGVSLASAAALVSSNSVEIPFSNSVVADTLWLLVNYATNFSNRFVSASMGGGSHSYFWNTSFSNPFFQSFGTAGFNAELLFGLGGDFVLSTPDLELEEFELEGELQPRQRVYPTFTIYNHSDLTVHDAKMEITGRSPSPQFAPSFIINIPEPISPRSRFVFDSQSPGYEDAGIDLPDQPAQLRLKAALSSVSVGETYTTNNEIRLNRFSFQEEYPLFLTESFMRTDASMQITVSQDQHEFPNIHRLNYFPILTDSLSNIAAQIRFNWYGFNSLPRTALNGNLRINGFSTDYADSYQQHCQDLQNSKSLISSSRCDFTHVPQNDMVSVALTFRNENTLLYATASEYNLIGDTRLCVGLFKKHNFDGAERWVIERWIRHGAALEGPLGQGEQLDVNFNISLSNLSLADLAQDYRLYYWLQLKGGGQILYSSFADFTEVVSVQDELLPLPRLQVSPNPLRGQASLRIGLDGAQKLGKVRIFNLRGQLIFEIAGQVDEISLKAMDFPASGIYLLRAELPDPKGGNFWLERKITIIK
- a CDS encoding HD domain-containing protein, producing the protein MTEHIDISDFQELIGKEVIGFYLVAEMEVRDGKNGPFLRLKLQDRSGALTAYVWKEAKKVAEGFSQGDVVKVKGLVNRYKEQIQLNVSQIRFADHSEYELEQFVTRSKISPEALAEQFFSFVDKVENPWLNKLLKNIFEDKDFFNQFLEAPAAKSWHHNYMHGLIEHTVSVARICDFVSALYPVNRDLLITGALLHDMGKVFEYSGRPAIEFTEIGRLVGHLSLSDQYVCEQSRLIAGFPDEVLLNLRHMILAHHGEYEKASVRLPQTLEALVLHLCDNLDAQSVGVAQLLEAAPQGAVWSEFDKLNNRYYHLTRI
- a CDS encoding MBL fold metallo-hydrolase, yielding MFQTSVLMSGSKGNAVLVRTAETALILDAGSSARAILAALEKLRVAPGEIHGLIVSHEHSDHTRAVGPLARKLGIPLYINEDTLEHCDHRIGKIPGGIRFFETGESFQVRDLIVHPFSSSHDAADSCNFTFRRHDDEERKLGVATDLGFPSHLAVNRLKYCSTLILESNHDVTMLMEGRYEWPLKQRIRSNNGHLSNEEAVGVVSQVMHQGLKNIVLAHLSEENNNPQLAFKTMRDYLDSIRSEALLLVAGQHEHTPLLSV
- a CDS encoding S9 family peptidase, with the protein product MNKSRNLFFIFLLLILGQFFSLAAKAEPLAPRQQVQTEAHGQILTDDWAWLANREAPELFKVLKAEEKYAKTQMQGSTKLARELYREFIRFEPRQRISHPYLKDGYYYFSKSFKGKPYDSHYRVKDEPGAKEELLLDEQKLARGKKFFSLGLLRVSPDGEKLAYSVDYDGDENYKLMLRDLSRAKTVDSGISQLNQALWFRDGKRLLLTTNNARFQCDEAWIYNLESGVIQSIYKEEDPARNVGIWTSTDRELFFLNSSSAKDNRVWCLDAGAGNPELLYISSTWGDCQAWPDHHGGAFYVMTDKFNPDHGIYRFQANAPEPENWEEIVPGESGRPMDSMLLMDSVIAITSRNAGFKSIELYDINGGGHIRTISSDIPADIDFWYNYDSSSPQIFYSLEHELQPYTIISHDLKNGTEQIVYQSDAAKQRNLGDYQSELHWVAAEDGTQIPLRLLKKKDLDPQNTHPVWLQGYGAYGSCEDPYFSNLLFPLLDRGFICATAHIRGGGEFGRDWYDQGRLLSKKNTFSDFEACIDYLIQTKMTEPSKLIIEGGSAGGLLIGAVLNHAPHKMRLAIADVPFVDLINTMLDPELPLTLQEYEEWGDPSNPEHFSYMLSYSPYDNVSPQIYPSVLVTTAWNDIRVGYWESLKWVQKLRDNNLGENPVIYLMGWDEGHSGSEDYYRRLKSYSKIMAYMIRTMSQE